From the Oleiharenicola lentus genome, one window contains:
- a CDS encoding addiction module antitoxin RelB, translating to MTSAHLTEAVLALPETERLALAREIIASLAIDESQKTAISEGVGRMEDIIKGQTTGLTESQFRAALR from the coding sequence GTGACCTCCGCGCACCTCACCGAAGCCGTGCTTGCACTCCCGGAAACAGAGCGCCTCGCGCTCGCGCGGGAGATCATCGCCAGCCTTGCCATTGATGAATCGCAGAAGACCGCGATCAGTGAAGGCGTGGGACGCATGGAAGACATCATCAAGGGCCAAACCACGGGACTGACCGAAAGCCAGTTCCGCGCGGCCCTGCGATGA